A window from bacterium encodes these proteins:
- a CDS encoding type II toxin-antitoxin system PemK/MazF family toxin, with protein MSAGHEFGDVVLVPFPFTDQSASKRRPAVVVSSEAYHNERPDLVILAITSQVRPGARIGEVAIAQWKEAGLLKASVLKPVVATIERGLVLRKLGRLEEEDRRALRGVLDVILGK; from the coding sequence ATGAGCGCCGGTCATGAGTTCGGGGACGTCGTCCTCGTCCCGTTCCCCTTCACCGATCAGTCCGCCAGCAAGCGGCGGCCCGCCGTTGTCGTCAGCTCCGAGGCGTATCACAACGAGCGGCCGGATCTCGTCATCCTTGCCATCACCAGCCAGGTGAGGCCCGGGGCGAGGATCGGGGAGGTGGCCATCGCCCAGTGGAAGGAGGCGGGGCTGCTCAAGGCATCCGTTCTCAAGCCGGTCGTGGCGACCATCGAGCGGGGGCTCGTGCTGCGGAAGCTCGGGCGGCTTGAGGAAGAAGACCGACGTGCGTTGCGAGGCGTGCTTGACGTGATTCTCGGCAAGTGA
- a CDS encoding DUF2281 domain-containing protein, translated as MGEPKRSEEELIRRIRSLSPERVAEVEDFVDFLRQRDDGSRLTDAASRLSEAAFAKVWDNPDDADYDQL; from the coding sequence ATGGGAGAACCCAAGCGATCGGAAGAAGAGTTGATCCGCAGGATCCGATCCCTCTCCCCGGAGCGCGTGGCCGAGGTCGAGGATTTCGTCGATTTCCTGCGGCAGCGCGACGACGGGAGCCGGCTCACGGACGCGGCCAGCCGGCTCTCCGAAGCCGCCTTCGCCAAGGTCTGGGACAACCCCGACGACGCCGACTATGACCAGCTATAA